One segment of Ziziphus jujuba cultivar Dongzao chromosome 12, ASM3175591v1 DNA contains the following:
- the LOC107429349 gene encoding histone chaperone ASF1B codes for MSAVNITNVAVLDNPAAFLNPFQFEISYECLTPLKDDLEWKLIYVGSAEDETYDQLLESVLVGPVNVGNYRFVLQADPPDPSKIREEDIIGVTVLLLTCSYLGQEFIRVGYYVNNDYDDEQLREEPPPKVLIDRVQRNILADKPRVTKFPINFHPENNEQGEQAPSSPDRATEINANGEEPPAVPV; via the exons ATGAGTGCCGTAAACATAACAAACGTCGCCGTTTTGGATAACCCGGCTGCGTTTCTAAACCCTTTCCAGTTCGAAATATCCTACGAGTGCTTGACTCCGCTTAAAGATG ACTTGGAGTGGAAACTTATTTATGTGGGTTCTGCTGAGGATGAGACTTATGACCAACTCCTAGAAAGTGTGCTTGTTGGTCCTGTCAATGTTGGCAACTATAGGTTTGTACTTCAG GCAGACCCACCAGACCCATCAAAAATCCGTGAGGAGGATATCATCGGTGTCACAGTGCTGCTATTGACATGTTCTTATCTGGGACAGGAATTTATTAGAGTGGGATACTATGTGAACAATGATTATGATGATGAACAGCTGAGAGAGGAACCTCCCCCGAAGGTGTTGATTGATAGGGTCCAAAGGAACATTTTAGCTGACAAACCAAGAGTCACCAAGTTTCCAATCAATTTTCATCCTGAGAACAATGAACAAGGGGAGCAGGCACCCTCTTCACCTGATCGTGCCACTGAAATCAATGCTAATGGAGAAGA